A single Verrucomicrobiia bacterium DNA region contains:
- a CDS encoding DUF5069 domain-containing protein: MSEIIFPRSPRETMDGWSHLPRYIDKIRLHLAGKLHPDYQPNFGARGFDKSWLEAAGVTHEQMVAVVKNSITDGQVCDWVKHHVKRPAADKAALLAKMLNYPQPDDGEGQARLKMRKEQAGLSDRDDIKNFVDFIDAEEKRP, translated from the coding sequence ATGAGCGAGATTATTTTTCCCCGCAGCCCGCGTGAAACGATGGATGGCTGGTCGCACTTGCCGCGTTACATTGACAAAATCCGCCTGCACCTGGCAGGTAAATTACATCCGGATTACCAGCCGAACTTCGGCGCGCGCGGTTTTGATAAAAGCTGGCTTGAAGCCGCTGGAGTCACCCACGAACAAATGGTGGCGGTGGTGAAAAATTCCATCACGGATGGACAAGTCTGCGATTGGGTGAAGCATCATGTGAAGCGTCCGGCCGCGGACAAAGCGGCGTTGCTGGCCAAGATGCTGAATTATCCGCAGCCCGATGACGGGGAGGGTCAGGCGCGCCTCAAGATGCGCAAGGAACAGGCCGGATTGTCCGATCGCGACGACATTAAAAATTTCGTGGACTTTATTGATGCCGAAGAGAAGCGTCCGTGA
- a CDS encoding endonuclease/exonuclease/phosphatase family protein, producing the protein MIIRKSNPVRWREVAVGILLGAVLLSGHWATAQSQLSLRVMTANLTSGNQQSYLDPGIRIFQGLQPDIVCVQEFNYGGSSPAELRSFVDTAFGTNFHFIRESESGYDIPNGIISRWPILAGGSWDDSAAPNRGFAWAQIDLPETTNDLYVVSVHLLTANASTRNAEATQLKNLILTHFPADAWIIVGGDCNTDSRAEACLTTFKTFLSDSPRPHDGSLESNENTNASRQKPYDYVLPSFSLTNFLTPVVIGARAFPNGLVFDSRVYSPLSAVAPVQAADSGALNMQHMGVIKDFVLPLVGDTDAPIILAQPQSQTNVIGATVTFTVSAIGTPPLVYQWLWFGTNLPFATNAALSLPNVQSTNAGAYAVVITNAFGSVTSHVAQLVLQEAVPGEIVVLAGWEVGGLSNYGPSPFAPTTNAAHLTVTGLTRGTGVGVSGTAAASAWGGNGFDSSSLATAEAAGDFVTFAITAADGYTVSFTNLNRFDYRRSNTGPANGALQYQLGAGNFITLANLTYPVNASSGVSLDPVDLAHVNALQNVPAGQTVTFRIVNFGATSAGGTWYIYDVAKSPAPDFSIMGSVNPSRPPTDPPALPPTLDQVGWMNGQFQFTVNGTTSSNYVVQVTTSLHDGNWRSVRTNSAPFIFVETDFGESPQRFYRGLIAP; encoded by the coding sequence ATGATCATCAGAAAATCAAACCCGGTTCGTTGGCGCGAGGTAGCGGTTGGAATTCTCCTCGGTGCCGTGCTGCTCTCCGGTCATTGGGCGACTGCGCAGAGCCAGTTGTCGCTCCGCGTCATGACGGCCAATCTGACCTCCGGCAATCAGCAGAGTTATCTCGATCCGGGGATTCGGATTTTTCAGGGGCTGCAACCGGACATTGTCTGTGTTCAGGAGTTTAATTACGGCGGCAGTTCCCCGGCGGAACTGCGCAGTTTTGTGGACACGGCGTTTGGCACGAACTTCCATTTCATTCGCGAGAGCGAATCAGGCTACGACATTCCCAACGGCATCATCAGTCGTTGGCCCATTCTCGCCGGCGGCTCGTGGGATGATTCAGCCGCGCCGAATCGCGGTTTTGCGTGGGCGCAAATTGATCTGCCGGAGACCACCAACGATCTGTACGTCGTGAGCGTGCATTTGCTCACCGCCAACGCCAGCACTCGTAACGCCGAGGCAACCCAACTGAAGAATCTCATTCTAACGCATTTCCCGGCGGACGCGTGGATCATCGTCGGTGGCGACTGCAATACGGATTCACGCGCGGAAGCGTGTCTGACGACTTTCAAAACCTTCCTCAGTGACTCGCCCCGACCGCACGACGGCAGTTTGGAGAGCAACGAAAACACGAACGCCAGCCGACAGAAACCCTACGACTACGTGTTGCCCAGTTTTTCGCTCACCAACTTTCTCACCCCGGTCGTCATTGGCGCGCGCGCTTTTCCAAACGGTTTGGTGTTCGACTCGCGCGTGTATTCCCCGCTCAGCGCCGTTGCGCCGGTGCAGGCGGCGGATTCCGGCGCGCTCAATATGCAACACATGGGCGTGATCAAGGATTTCGTTCTGCCGCTGGTGGGCGACACGGATGCGCCGATCATTCTCGCCCAACCGCAAAGCCAAACCAACGTGATCGGAGCAACCGTGACCTTCACCGTTTCCGCCATCGGAACTCCGCCGCTGGTCTATCAGTGGCTTTGGTTTGGAACGAACCTTCCGTTCGCCACCAACGCCGCTTTGTCCCTGCCGAATGTGCAGTCCACAAATGCCGGTGCTTATGCGGTTGTCATTACCAACGCGTTCGGCAGCGTCACGAGTCACGTCGCGCAATTGGTGCTTCAGGAAGCGGTTCCCGGCGAGATCGTTGTGCTGGCGGGTTGGGAGGTGGGCGGTTTGTCGAACTACGGCCCTTCACCCTTTGCGCCGACTACCAATGCCGCGCACCTCACCGTCACGGGGTTGACGCGCGGGACCGGAGTGGGCGTCAGTGGCACGGCGGCGGCCAGTGCTTGGGGCGGCAACGGTTTCGATTCCAGCTCATTGGCAACGGCGGAAGCTGCGGGTGATTTCGTCACGTTTGCCATAACCGCCGCTGACGGTTACACGGTGTCCTTCACCAATCTCAATCGGTTCGATTATCGTCGCTCCAATACCGGTCCCGCCAATGGTGCTTTGCAATACCAGCTTGGCGCGGGCAATTTCATCACTCTGGCTAATCTGACTTACCCGGTGAACGCCAGCAGCGGGGTGTCGCTCGATCCCGTTGACCTTGCCCACGTCAACGCGCTGCAAAACGTTCCAGCCGGGCAAACCGTCACCTTTCGGATCGTGAACTTCGGCGCCACCAGCGCCGGCGGCACCTGGTATATTTATGATGTTGCCAAAAGCCCCGCGCCGGATTTCAGCATCATGGGTTCGGTCAACCCATCCCGTCCGCCCACCGATCCCCCTGCGCTGCCACCCACGCTGGATCAGGTCGGGTGGATGAATGGACAATTCCAATTCACGGTTAACGGTACTACGAGTTCGAATTATGTCGTTCAGGTAACCACCAGTCTTCACGACGGCAACTGGCGTTCCGTACGCACCAATTCCGCGCCATTTATTTTTGTGGAAACTGACTTCGGAGAATCGCCGCAGCGCTTCTATCGCGGTCTGATTGCCCCGTGA
- the xseA gene encoding exodeoxyribonuclease VII large subunit: protein MSKKAKSQWDFGELFSPEQTRRVLSVSELTTQVKRLLEKQVGTIWVSGEISNFRWQGSSGHIYFTLKDAGAQLACVLFRQEKVTHRDLLADGQKVLLQGEVTVYEARGQYQLLVRAVELQGVGALQLKFEQLKQKLAAEGLFAAERKRALPRYPQRLGLVTSASGAAIRDVLRVIQRRDPGLEIVLVPCRVQGAEAAREIAAAIRRLNEWSLVRSEAGGGAAAKSQRHGLDLILVTRGGGSLEDLWSFNEEVVARAIFESALPVVSAVGHEIDFTIADFVADVRTATPSAAAEIITEGVFSSREFILGAAEMLKFYLQRGCSAAREDFETIAHRFARVHPNRWLGEQAQRLDDLGASLTRCARQGTREQIAAWRNATARLKLVRPERLVKQQSERWQLNTRRLLEQGRLQLRAQQERFSAATTRLRLLSPEQVLARGYSITLDARSGTVVRDAVRVKPGQALRTRLHTGEIRSTVEQ from the coding sequence ATGAGTAAAAAAGCAAAATCGCAGTGGGACTTCGGCGAATTATTTTCACCGGAACAAACCCGCCGCGTGCTTTCCGTCAGCGAACTCACCACGCAGGTCAAGCGGTTGCTGGAAAAGCAGGTGGGAACGATCTGGGTGAGCGGCGAGATCAGCAACTTCCGCTGGCAGGGCAGTTCGGGCCACATCTATTTCACGCTCAAGGACGCGGGTGCGCAACTGGCGTGCGTGTTGTTTCGTCAGGAAAAAGTAACGCATCGCGATTTGCTGGCTGACGGACAGAAGGTTTTGTTGCAAGGGGAGGTGACGGTATATGAAGCGCGCGGCCAGTATCAATTGCTGGTGCGCGCGGTGGAGTTGCAGGGCGTGGGCGCGTTGCAACTGAAGTTCGAGCAGCTCAAACAAAAACTGGCGGCGGAAGGATTATTCGCTGCCGAACGCAAGCGGGCGCTTCCCCGCTATCCGCAGCGCCTGGGATTGGTGACCTCGGCCAGCGGCGCGGCGATTCGCGACGTGTTGCGAGTGATTCAGCGGCGCGACCCCGGTTTGGAAATTGTTCTGGTTCCCTGTCGGGTGCAGGGCGCCGAGGCGGCGCGCGAAATCGCGGCGGCCATTCGTCGGCTGAATGAATGGAGTCTGGTTCGGTCAGAAGCAGGTGGCGGTGCCGCCGCCAAATCTCAGCGCCACGGTTTGGATTTGATTTTGGTGACGCGCGGCGGCGGTTCGTTGGAAGATTTATGGTCATTCAATGAGGAGGTCGTGGCGCGGGCGATTTTTGAATCAGCGCTGCCAGTCGTCTCCGCAGTCGGTCACGAGATTGATTTTACCATTGCCGATTTTGTGGCGGACGTGCGCACCGCGACTCCCAGCGCGGCGGCGGAAATCATTACGGAGGGCGTATTTTCCAGTCGTGAATTCATTCTGGGAGCGGCGGAAATGTTGAAGTTTTATTTGCAGCGTGGTTGCTCGGCCGCTCGGGAGGATTTTGAAACCATTGCCCACCGGTTCGCTCGCGTGCATCCGAACCGATGGCTCGGTGAGCAGGCGCAGCGCTTGGATGATTTAGGCGCTTCCTTGACCCGCTGCGCGCGACAAGGCACGCGAGAACAGATCGCGGCCTGGCGCAATGCGACCGCGCGACTGAAGTTGGTGCGACCGGAGCGGTTGGTGAAACAGCAGAGCGAACGGTGGCAATTAAACACGCGCCGGTTGTTGGAACAAGGTCGCCTCCAACTGCGCGCACAACAGGAGCGCTTCAGCGCCGCCACCACCCGTTTGCGGTTGTTAAGTCCCGAGCAAGTGCTGGCGCGCGGTTATTCGATCACGCTGGATGCGCGCAGCGGAACGGTGGTGCGGGATGCCGTCCGGGTCAAACCCGGACAAGCCCTGCGCACACGACTGCACACCGGCGAAATCCGGAGCACGGTGGAACAGTAA
- a CDS encoding class I mannose-6-phosphate isomerase — MSQLYPLTFQPIFKERIWGGRNLERLYGKHLPPARPIGESWEISDRPDDVSVIANGAFAGRELHWLLENHRTDLLGDVPLAAGRFPLLIKLLDAQQKLSLQVHPPAAQAAKLRGDPKTEMWFVADAASGAELYAGLKRGISRTNFERQLADGSVADCFHRVLVRAGDTMFLPSGRVHAIGAGLVIFEIQQNSDTTYRVFDWNRVGLDGKLRELHLSQSLASIDFNDFEPALVKAEEIVAGNLSRRELVRDPLFTVEQYRVIDSGRVKLPAARMQIIGVIRGEVRLPNVVVRAGGFCLLPAALSQPEVVAAQPTEFLRIEAGPTN, encoded by the coding sequence ATGTCTCAACTTTATCCACTAACTTTTCAGCCGATTTTCAAGGAGCGCATCTGGGGCGGGCGCAACCTGGAGCGGCTCTACGGCAAGCATCTGCCCCCCGCACGACCGATTGGCGAATCCTGGGAAATTTCCGATCGCCCTGATGATGTCAGCGTCATCGCCAACGGCGCTTTCGCCGGACGCGAGCTGCATTGGCTGCTGGAAAATCATCGGACGGATTTGTTGGGGGACGTTCCGTTGGCCGCCGGTCGGTTTCCGCTCTTGATCAAGTTGCTTGACGCGCAACAGAAACTTTCACTGCAAGTGCATCCTCCGGCGGCGCAGGCGGCAAAATTGCGGGGCGATCCCAAAACCGAAATGTGGTTTGTGGCTGACGCCGCATCCGGCGCCGAGCTTTACGCGGGATTGAAACGTGGAATTTCTCGGACGAATTTTGAACGCCAGCTCGCGGACGGCAGTGTGGCGGATTGTTTTCATCGCGTGCTCGTGCGGGCTGGAGACACCATGTTTTTGCCCAGTGGCCGCGTTCATGCCATCGGCGCGGGATTGGTCATTTTTGAAATTCAACAAAACTCCGATACCACGTATCGCGTGTTTGATTGGAATCGGGTCGGCTTGGATGGCAAGCTGCGCGAGCTGCACCTTTCGCAATCCCTGGCGAGCATTGATTTCAACGACTTTGAGCCGGCCTTGGTGAAGGCCGAGGAGATCGTGGCGGGTAATTTATCTCGGCGCGAATTGGTGCGCGATCCGCTGTTCACGGTGGAACAGTATCGCGTGATTGATTCTGGACGAGTCAAACTGCCGGCGGCGCGAATGCAGATTATTGGAGTAATTCGCGGCGAGGTTCGCCTGCCAAACGTAGTCGTTCGAGCCGGCGGGTTTTGTCTGTTGCCGGCCGCTTTATCGCAGCCGGAGGTGGTCGCGGCTCAACCAACGGAATTCTTGCGCATCGAAGCCGGGCCGACCAATTAG
- a CDS encoding acetyl-CoA carboxylase carboxyltransferase subunit alpha produces MKHQLDFEKPIFELQKKLEELRQHSESHSLDVDFETEIEQIQVKIEETRREIYSNLTPWQRVQLARHPLRPYTLDYIKLAFSDFEELHGDRLYADDRAVVGGLAKLGEHRVMVIGTQKGRDTKENILRNFGSAHPEGYRKALRLMRLADKFGLPIITLIDTAGAYPGIASEERHIAEAIAVNLREMMLMEVPIIAAVIGEGGSGGALGIGVAGRVLILENAYYSVISPEGCAAILWKDRAASPKAAEALKITAKHLLELKLVDEIIPEPLGGAHTDPAKTAAALKTAVLRHLEQLSALKPADRLKQRYDKFRAYGYFEEKANPPIKTTTRRSRKSAAAPLQPNGA; encoded by the coding sequence ATGAAACATCAGCTCGACTTCGAGAAGCCGATCTTTGAACTTCAGAAAAAACTCGAAGAACTGCGCCAACACTCCGAATCCCACTCGCTCGACGTGGATTTCGAAACGGAGATCGAGCAGATTCAGGTCAAGATCGAAGAAACCCGGCGCGAGATTTACTCCAACCTGACTCCGTGGCAACGCGTCCAACTGGCCCGGCATCCGTTGCGGCCTTACACGTTGGACTACATCAAACTGGCGTTCTCGGATTTTGAAGAACTGCACGGAGACCGGTTATATGCCGATGATCGCGCGGTGGTCGGCGGCTTGGCCAAACTGGGGGAACACCGCGTGATGGTCATCGGCACCCAAAAGGGCCGGGACACCAAGGAAAACATCCTGCGGAATTTCGGTTCAGCGCATCCCGAAGGCTATCGCAAAGCGCTGCGTTTGATGCGTTTGGCGGATAAATTTGGACTGCCGATCATTACGTTGATTGACACGGCGGGCGCGTATCCGGGGATCGCCTCGGAAGAACGTCACATCGCCGAGGCTATCGCCGTCAACCTGCGCGAAATGATGCTGATGGAAGTGCCGATCATTGCGGCGGTGATTGGCGAAGGCGGGTCGGGCGGCGCGTTAGGCATCGGGGTGGCGGGTCGCGTGTTGATTTTGGAGAACGCCTATTACTCGGTCATCAGTCCGGAAGGTTGCGCGGCGATCTTGTGGAAGGATCGGGCCGCTTCACCCAAGGCGGCGGAAGCGCTGAAAATTACCGCAAAACATTTGCTGGAGCTGAAGTTGGTGGATGAAATCATTCCCGAACCGCTCGGCGGAGCGCACACGGATCCGGCGAAAACGGCCGCGGCGCTCAAGACGGCGGTGCTGCGGCATCTCGAACAGTTAAGCGCCCTGAAACCCGCCGATCGCCTCAAGCAGCGCTACGATAAATTCCGCGCTTATGGTTATTTCGAGGAAAAGGCCAACCCACCCATCAAGACCACGACGCGGCGGAGTCGCAAGAGCGCAGCCGCGCCACTTCAACCCAACGGCGCCTGA